In Bacillus pumilus, the sequence TTGTGATCAGTGATGACGAGACCTCATTGTTGATTCGTTCAGAAGCCCAAGTCCCTGCGATCATCCGCGCTTTCGTGAAATGCAAAATAGACCTATACAGAGTCACGGCTCAGGATGCCATGATTTCCTCATAAAAAGTACCGTACGCTCTCCGCACGGTACTTCTTCTTTTTTATAAGGGTTTGCTCATGTAAATGCCGGTTTCCGCAAATCCCGTCTTCTCATACAACGCACGGGCAATTTGATTATGAGCAAAGACATGCAGCGAGAGTTTTTGCACACCTAATGACTTTGCCTGCTCCTCTAATGCAGCAATGGCCTGCTTCGCAAAACCTTTTCCTCGATAAGCTTCAAACAAAATAAAGTTATAAATAAATCCTTCCTGTTGAGGGTGATTCGGATCATAACAAAGCCAAACCCAGCCAATCGCCTCTTCTCCCTTTAAGAAGTTCCACAGCTCATGATGCTCTGTTTGAAGACCTTCTGGAAGCAGCCTATCAAATTGATCTTCTGCGTTCTCAAGTGCTTCTTCCTTCTCCCATGTCCCTGCGAGCACTTTTTCTTCTGCATACCTCTTAATGGCTTCCTCCATCAATGAATCATAATCTGTTTGTGACATCGGTTGTAGTGTAACCAATCGTACCTCCCCCTTTCCTTCATCATATGATGAGCATGCAAAAAAAACCAGTCCCTTGTTGGAACTGGTTATCCGCCGAATCGGTCGGTCTGGGAGAGTTTGACCTCTACTGATTTTTTCTTTCCGCTTCGGTAAAATTGCACCTTTACCTTGTCGCCGACTTTCTTTTGATATAAATATTTACGCAGATCCACGATATTCTGTACATCTTTGCCATCAAAGGATGTCACGACATCCAGCTCTTTTAGCCCCGCTTTTCCTGCTGGAGACAAAGGTTCAACACTCATCACGACGACTCCGGTTGTGACCTTTTCTGGCAGTTTCAACGTTTCCTGCCAGTGGTAGCTCGCAATATCGGCTAGTGATTTCATGCCAACCCCAAGGTATGGACGTTTGACCTCCCCATAGCGCTCTAAATCCTCTATGACAGGGATAACCAAATTCGCAGGAATGGACAGCCCAATTCCTTCAACTTCTGATTCAGCAATTTTCATTGAATTGATACCGATCACTTTCCCGTCCATATTGATCAACGCACCACCACTGTTTCCCGGATTGATGGCGGCATCTGTTTGCAAAACTTCCGCATTCCAATCCGCCTGTCCGTCTCCATTCGAGTCCACAGGAATCGCACGTTCCGTTCCTGAAATGACACCTTGTGT encodes:
- a CDS encoding S1C family serine protease, whose protein sequence is MVDYRDVEWKPRRSRKGYFLSGLIGVLVGAFLMGFFFPYVSGQSGSPFGWQPAGDQQASEGPLKTVNVSVNDAVTKVVSSMSDTVVGVINIQKSSFWEEGGEAGSGSGVIYKKKGDTFYIVTNHHVIKGANQLEVSLQDGTRIGADLVGSDQLMDLAVLTVKSDKIKKTAAFGNSDHVKPGEPVIAIGNPLGLEFAGSVTQGVISGTERAIPVDSNGDGQADWNAEVLQTDAAINPGNSGGALINMDGKVIGINSMKIAESEVEGIGLSIPANLVIPVIEDLERYGEVKRPYLGVGMKSLADIASYHWQETLKLPEKVTTGVVVMSVEPLSPAGKAGLKELDVVTSFDGKDVQNIVDLRKYLYQKKVGDKVKVQFYRSGKKKSVEVKLSQTDRFGG
- a CDS encoding GNAT family N-acetyltransferase; this encodes MVTLQPMSQTDYDSLMEEAIKRYAEEKVLAGTWEKEEALENAEDQFDRLLPEGLQTEHHELWNFLKGEEAIGWVWLCYDPNHPQQEGFIYNFILFEAYRGKGFAKQAIAALEEQAKSLGVQKLSLHVFAHNQIARALYEKTGFAETGIYMSKPL